The following are encoded together in the Streptomyces sp. NBC_01465 genome:
- a CDS encoding DUF3068 domain-containing protein — translation MRRKASLILLAFAVFFTALSPLVRWYAFPRLAKVPANQYQETVLEAKDATLINYDSLKAEKVPKVTIVQTLKGNVEESNRIEKSAGKDVVVWDALSYIVDSKGGMVSKVPERYIFDAHSQAPVHATGEMVDGDPVSRDGIEFKWPFLTEKRDYEYFDAQTRKTSPIHYKGTVKYRGLDVYYFEQDIPWTQVAMPKTMPIDGVTPALIKQTGLTRWYKTKRMFWVDPLTGGPVNGEEIQQNELRNATALFGQPKVTVFSGHVKMRQDYLDSTYNLVKKNRVLIQAFTSYVPWGSLGLGLVLLALALLLEARSRRPGPEQVPEAEPEPVTA, via the coding sequence ATGCGCCGTAAAGCCAGTCTGATCCTGCTCGCCTTCGCGGTGTTCTTCACCGCCCTGTCCCCACTGGTGCGCTGGTACGCCTTCCCGCGCCTCGCCAAGGTCCCGGCCAACCAGTACCAGGAGACGGTCCTGGAGGCGAAGGACGCGACCCTCATCAACTACGACAGCCTGAAGGCCGAGAAGGTCCCCAAGGTCACCATCGTGCAGACCCTCAAGGGCAATGTGGAGGAGTCGAACCGGATCGAGAAGAGCGCGGGCAAGGACGTCGTCGTCTGGGACGCGCTCTCCTACATCGTCGACTCCAAGGGGGGAATGGTCTCCAAGGTTCCCGAGCGCTACATCTTCGACGCCCACAGCCAGGCCCCCGTGCACGCGACCGGCGAGATGGTCGACGGCGACCCGGTCTCCCGCGACGGCATCGAGTTCAAGTGGCCCTTCCTGACCGAGAAGCGCGACTACGAGTACTTCGACGCGCAGACCCGCAAAACCTCCCCCATCCACTACAAGGGCACCGTGAAGTACCGCGGCCTGGACGTCTACTACTTCGAGCAGGACATCCCCTGGACACAGGTCGCGATGCCCAAGACGATGCCGATCGACGGCGTCACCCCCGCACTCATCAAGCAGACCGGGCTGACCCGCTGGTACAAGACCAAGCGGATGTTCTGGGTGGACCCGCTCACCGGCGGCCCCGTCAACGGGGAGGAGATCCAGCAGAACGAGCTGCGCAACGCCACCGCGCTGTTCGGCCAGCCCAAGGTCACGGTCTTCTCCGGGCACGTCAAGATGCGCCAGGACTACCTCGACTCCACGTACAACCTGGTCAAGAAGAACCGCGTCCTGATCCAGGCCTTCACGTCCTACGTCCCCTGGGGCTCCCTGGGCCTGGGGCTGGTCCTGCTCGCCCTCGCCCTGCTCCTGGAGGCCCGCAGCCGCCGCCCGGGACCCGAGCAGGTCCCCGAGGCGGAGCCGGAGCCCGTCACCGCTTGA
- a CDS encoding SPW_0924 family protein, whose translation MRALIAAAIGLAVALALVLTISAIGAPAGHTSPKPLLTTVPGPKK comes from the coding sequence ATGCGCGCCCTCATAGCCGCCGCCATCGGGCTGGCGGTCGCCCTCGCCCTCGTCCTCACGATCTCGGCGATCGGCGCCCCCGCAGGCCACACCTCGCCGAAGCCCTTGCTCACCACAGTCCCCGGCCCCAAGAAGTAG